Genomic DNA from Desulfurivibrio alkaliphilus AHT 2:
CTTCATGTTCATGGCTATCCCCATGCCCATGTCCATGTTGATGATCGAGATCAAAATCCGAACCGATCTCGGCTCGCACCAGCCGGCAACGGGCGGCCGGGGGCAGGGCGAAAAGTTTTTCGCCCTGGGCCAGCAGGTCTTTGGCCTCGCGGATGGCCTGGCGCTGTTCGTGGGTTCGGGGCTGGTGCTCAAAGCCCACCAGGTTGAAGCCGGGGCTGACCATGTCGATGATCAGCAGAGAATCTTCCGCAATCAGGTTGATTTCCGCCAGTCCGTGGACATGTGCCCCCAGCCCGCTGCCATGGTCATGATCGTGGCCATGGTCGTGGCCGTGGCTGTCATGGTCATGGGTATGGTGGCTATGGCCGGGGGGCTTTTCATGGTGGCCCTGGGCGTCGTTATGGGCGACCACCGGCTGGGCCTGGAGCAGCAGCAGGCCGACCGCCAACCCCAGCATTTGCCGCAGAAAAAGTTTTTTTCCTTTCCGTTTGTTGGCAACAAGCATGTTGGTATTACCTTTTGGAATCAAAACATACCCCGTAACTTGCAGGCTGTATAAAAACAAGGCAATCAAGCACGGGGCGCGGGGGTGATATTGTTGTGGAACAGACCGTAATGGCTTTGAAAATGCCTCTTGGCTCAAAAAGGCACATCGTCGCCGATGGGCGGTTCAGGCGGTGGCGGTTCATCCATAAACTGGTTGCCGGAATCTCCCCCGGCCCCGCGGGGTGAGAGCATTTTCATTTCCCGGGCGACGATTTCCGTGGTGTAGCGGTCGTTGCCGTCCTTGTCCTGCCATTTGCGGGTCTGGATCCGGCCTTCAATGTACACCCGGGAACCCTTGGACAGGTACTCGCCGCAGATCTCGGCCAGTCGCTTGAAGGTTACGATCCGGTGCCATTCGGTCAGTTCCTCTTTGCTGCCGTCTTGTTTTTTCCACACTTCGGTGGTGGCGATACGGAAGGTGGTAACGGCGTCGCCGCTCTGCGAGTAGCGCACCTCCGGATCGGCGCCCAGGTTGCCGATAAGAATGACTTTATTGATCATGGAACACCTCACTGGCTGGCTGAAGGAATGTTGTGGCAAACGACCGGCAGCACCGCCGGGAGCGGCGAAGG
This window encodes:
- a CDS encoding DUF2796 domain-containing protein gives rise to the protein MLVANKRKGKKLFLRQMLGLAVGLLLLQAQPVVAHNDAQGHHEKPPGHSHHTHDHDSHGHDHGHDHDHGSGLGAHVHGLAEINLIAEDSLLIIDMVSPGFNLVGFEHQPRTHEQRQAIREAKDLLAQGEKLFALPPAARCRLVRAEIGSDFDLDHQHGHGHGDSHEHEERHGHGDPHGHDHQHGHEHKHNHDHAEFTGLWEFHCERPELLNRIDFRLFEYFPGTERIRVQAVTPAGQVGADLRPQNSRLNL
- a CDS encoding single-stranded DNA-binding protein, which produces MINKVILIGNLGADPEVRYSQSGDAVTTFRIATTEVWKKQDGSKEELTEWHRIVTFKRLAEICGEYLSKGSRVYIEGRIQTRKWQDKDGNDRYTTEIVAREMKMLSPRGAGGDSGNQFMDEPPPPEPPIGDDVPF